DNA from Marinagarivorans cellulosilyticus:
CACCATCTGGCTAGAAAAATGTGGTTTTTCAGCTAGTTCAGAGTGATTGCGTAATACGCCGTATGCCTTCTTAATAAAAACCTGCTGTACTTGTGCGTGTAGATGCGCTTCAGGTTCTTCAATGAGCATTAAGTGCAAGGGCTCTATAGGCGTATTACTAATTTTCTCTCGTTTACCTATTTTTCCAACACGCATCCAATCATCACGAAAGCGGATCAGATTAAAAATCATAGAGATCAAATTTTGGTAGCCTAAACCGTTGTATTTTTCCGGTAGGCATAGGTTATTAACCGATGGGTCTTCACTGCGAACAACTTTAAATTGGACGGCTGAATCATGATTTAGCCCTTCGACAGGGTTCACTTTACTTGATAGTAGAATTTGTGGATCGCTAAATCCTGGGTAATTCAGACCTTCAAGTTCGCTAATTGCGACACTAAAGCTGCTCTTCAATTTCTGATCGAATGCTGTTCTTGCAGCTTCCATGGCCTCAAGTGCATCCAAATCACTGGCTTCCGGTAGCTCGCTTGGGTCTAGATGTTCATTAAAGTAATGTCTTAATTGCGAGGAGAGGCGGCGGTCGGCATTGGCAGCTCCCTCGCCTGAATTCGGATCAGAGAACCCTCTTTGGGCGTTGATGATGTCGATTTTGAACAGGCCATCGAAAGGGTCGCCTTCAAGTGGCTCCATTAATTCAGTAAATAACTGGGGGGAATCTGAATTTTCGTGTGCGGGATCTAACACATAAGCATTAACGCTGAAGAATTCTTGCAGCTTTCTATCCAAAAAATCACGCATTGAAGTTGGCCATAAGGTTAATGTCGATACGGCTTCAACAGTATTCTTATTTTCTGTTGACTTCTTACGCGCCGCTAACGTTTCTTGAGCTGCTGAATACGCGTCCATATAGGATTTGTAAATGGCCTCTGGAGTTTCTAGGTCTTTCGGCTCCAGTATCAGCCTGACACCTAATAAGCCGCCATCCCAATCTAAAGTTGGTAGAATGTGGTGAACATAATGAATTTGTGATCCATCTACGCTAAGCCAAACATCAATAGTTGGAAAATGTGGACGCCAAGCATTTAGAGATAGGTCTGGTTGCGTTAGTGGTTTCGCAGAAGCATTAGTGATCCAATCATTAGCAATTTTATTAATTGCCTCCCAATTAGATAATGTTATATCTGTAGTGCTTATTTCTCGGCGTTTTGATTTTTTCAAAAACATAATCAGCGCGTCCATAGCTGAAGTTTTCCCGCTATTGTTTGCACCAACAAAAATAGTACTTTTATCTGCTAGCTCTACGCGACAGGTTTTTAGCTTGCGAAAGTTTTGAATGTCAATATGTGAAATTTTCAAGCGAGAATTCCTTGTGGACTATTGATTTTATATATTGCTTATTTTTCCTGATGAGAAGAGTCAACGGCTTTTAAAGCTCATATCTAACTGTCCGCTTTGGGGCGAATGCGAACATATTATTTCATCCCGCTCGTAAATTTTATGCCTTTTTATTCTATTTTTCAGACTTGCTCGATTCGTCTTTGCCAAGAACCATTATATTTATTTTTCTTTAAAGTCTTTTATCGTTTCGATATCTTCTGAATGAGGATTGCCGTGTAATAATTGTTAACTAAAGTTCTTGAATATTTGTTACAGCAACTAAATTTTTCGCCTGTTCAACAACCCGCGAATGATGCGTAAACAGAATAACTTGGCTTCTTTCGGATAATTCAGCCAACGCAATCAACGCTGCTTGTGAACGAGCATCATCAAAATCCACAAGTATGTCATCCACAATGAAAGGCATCGGCTCGGAGGATTCCATATACTTTTCCAACGATGCGAGACGTAACGCCAAATAGAGCTGGTCACGAGTCCCCGAACTCATACCCTCCACAGTCACACGCTCTCCCCCTGATCGAATGCCAGCGAGAATGGGTTCATCTCTTTCATTGAAATCGGTCATGAGTCTATCGAACGAACCTAGTGTCAGCGCAGAAAAATGTTCACTGGCGCGTTTGACCAGCGGTCCCTGGTTTTCCTGGCGATAACGTTCAATCTGATCCCGCAATATCTTGCCAGCCAATTTCACCTGAATGTAGCGCTCAGCGTCTGAGCGGATACTGGCAAGAGTAGCCTGGGCCTGATTGGCGAGCGTGGCTGCCTGATCACTGCCGTCCATAAGCTCCAATTCCTTTTCTTCACGCCCCTTTGCCGATGCGAGTTCAGTACGTTTGGGTTCGAGTTCATCCTCGATCTTGTTTTTCAATTCTCCGATTCGCCCCGGCAAACTATCCGGATCGATACCCTCCGCTTGAGCTTCCAACTCGGCAATGGTGCTGCCCTCACCTGCATCCAGGATCTCCTGCTCTATCGAATCAATTGCCGCCTTGATGCGAAGATAATCAGCCGACCGGCGTTCCGCAACCTCAAGTAGAGGGTGGCCATCGCATTTTGCTTCCACGCATAACGCATCCAGGCGATCAGTCATCGTCTGGATGGAAGCGTTTGAATCCTGCATCTCCTGTATTGCCTGTTCGACTTGTTCTTCAATCTGTTGCCGTTTTGTCTGTCTTGACCGATTTTCAGATAGCAGAGCGTTAAGGCGAACAACCGCATCATCGGCTGGGATATCACCCAGTTCGGGGGCAATGGTGGCTACCATGGCCTCTATCTGGGTTTGGAATATTGCTGCATCTTCGTCGATGGCATTTATCCGTATCCTCAATTTCTCCACTTCCCCCAGCTTCGAAAACAATGATCTGAGGTTTTCATAGAAATCGTCAACCTCCGATGGTGATATCTCGCTTCGCAAGCCAATATTCTGCATCTGCGCTGCCCACTCTGCCTTCCATGCTTCGAGTGCCTCAGTCGCCACTCGATGCTCTTCCTTCAATGATTCAACGTCAGATTCCCGATCCTTAACTTCCTTGGCCAATGAATCCCGTTTACGTTTGGCTTCATCAAGCTGAGCGGCTAACGCCTCGCATTCCAAGAGCACAATTTCAAGCTCGTTTGATGTGGAAGCCACTCTTTCCAATTGCATCAGTTGTGCATTAAGTCTCTGGAGGTGGGTGCTACGATTCTGCTCAAGATCAGTCTCTTTTTGGCGCAACTGCTTAAGCTGCGCCACCTGATCACGAAGTTTTTCAAAGGCATCCAGCCAGGCTCGCATCTCGCGAGGAGTGCGTGGCTCAATTTCGCAGGGTGCCCACAATTCCTGCCAATCCGAATCCAGTTGAGCTTTTTCAGCGCTGGCTGCCTCAAGTTGATCAGCCACCTTCTGAGCTTGTTGCTGCTTGCCCTCCTGCTTGGCCTGAAGGCTTGCCAGCGTATGAACCCGGTCCGCTTCACGGCGCAGCCGATCGGATACCTCATCAGCACTTGCAAGGCGATTTTCGAAGGCATCAGGCAAAGTGCCTTCACTCTGATATTCACTCGCTTCGACGGATACGTCTTCATTGCCTATCCACTGTCGACGCAGCAACTGCCAAATCGCATCGCGTTCTGTCCGGGTTTGTTTGAGAGAAACCTCCGTCGGAACCTTCCCGACTCGCTCAATTTCATCGAGCCTCTGCGATGTATCCTGCAAAGCATCGATTAGCTCGTCCTTTTTCTCCTCTAGTCGTTGAATACGTTTTGAGAGATCAGCGTAGCTCTCGTCAAATTGATGGATACTTTCCCGGCTTGGTAACGCCAAGTGAGCCACTTCATCCAGCACACCTTGCCAAAGCGTGAGTCTTGAGAAGTTGTCATCACATTCTGCTTTCTGGCTTGCAAGTTGACTCTGAGTAGACTGGATGGATGAGTCCAACTCCCCTTGCTTCCTGGCGGCGGATATTGCACGGAGCAGTGCATCCGTCGAATCTGATTCAGCAATCTCGTCACGATCCTTGCGCGCAGCCTGCAGGCGTTTTTCTGTCTCGCACAGACTGGTCTCCGCCTGTTCTGCCCGAGCATTCAAGACGGCTTCTTTACTGCCCAAATTAGCAATAGTCTGTCGCTTTGCTAATACGGGACGTAATTGCTCAATTTCCTTGAATTCGAGATCAGGGCGATTCTCTCTGAGTATGGACTCGGCATCCGCCAATAATTGCTTGGTTTCTGCTTCAAGGTGGGGTCGTTCTTGCTTTGCTTTTCGATGACCACCCAAGCGCGCATGAAGATCTTCGATATTCTCAGCCTGTTCCAGCAAGGCCCGATTGGTGGATAACTCAGCAAGTTGCTGTTTTAGTCCTTCGAGACGAGGGGCTGCCTTACCCACAATGGCTTGAGCGGTCTCCAACGCATTGATTGCCTTACGCCGACGACCAGAAAAATCATCGTGAAGGATGACAACGTCGCCTAACGATTTCAACTCATGAAAAAGCTCGCATCGCTTTGAGAGTTTTGGTAAAACGCGCTGGATACGCTGTAAACGATTTATATCCGTCCGGTAGTCCGCCAGTTCAGCCTGAATTCGCTTCAGCTCTTCCTCTGTGCGTGCCAATGCTCGGCGATGTTCATCCCATTCTCTGGACGAGAGCGAGCACTTTTTAATCTCAGCCCTCAGGTCCGAATATGTTCGAATGGCTGAGTTGATCAGCGGCTTTGAACCAGCGGGAAGAAAAAAAATTTTCGCCGAATCATCCAGGTCCCCAAGTACGGTGTGCAGTGCATGACTCCCAAGCGAAGCGGAGAACAGTGCCTGACCAACCTCCCCCTTCTGTTCAAGGATCTCATTCCCTCCCTGCACCAATGCATGATGATCGATCCCAAAAAGAGATGCGAACAGTTCTGGAGTGACGCCCTGGAGAAACGGCGTCAGTGCCTGTTCATCAAGCACTTCACCATCGGGAGACAACAAGGTGTTTTTCCGGCCTTTGCGCCGACCAAAAGCAAGTTCACGATCATCATTTTTCTGTAAAAGGCCGTGGATGCGGAGCTTATCGTTCGCATGAATGAAGTTATCAAGCGTCCGCTCATCAATACCATAAAGCAGTGCTTTTAAACCGCGCAGAGCCGAGCTCTTTCCCGCCTCGTTAGGGCCATAGACGATGTGTAACCCCACCTCGTCAAACACCAGTTCCCGATCGGTAAAAGGCCCGAATGCCGTCAGATTCAATTTCCGAATCTTCATGCTCTATTTTCCGTGGACAGCAAACGATTGACTAGAAGCTCCTTGATATCCTCCAGCGTCTCTTTAATGAATTCCGGATTAGTTGGATCAAATGGGTCATCGCCAGTCAGCAGTTCGGCAGGGAGTTTCTGACGAAGCGCGGAAATTTCCTCTGCCAGATCGTCCAGAACCGAGGAATCCAGCTCCATGTCATGTATGGCTCGCAGCAGGCCGCTCAATGCATCGTCGCGGTCAAGACCTTCATCCCTAGAAATTCCGGGCTTCGTCTTGATGGAAATTTTCTCTAACCAGATACCTGCACCGCCGAGTCCGGTTGCCAAGGCTCGATACTCCTGGATCCAGAGTTCACGGTCAGCATGCAACTTCTGGTGTGCAGAGCAAGCCCCGTACAGAACTAGACGCAAAGCCACCGGCCGTCCTTCAGCAGCATCCAATGAAGACTGCAACTCCTCTCGCACCTGTTCATAAATGTCGTCGACCGTCTCAGCAGCAGAAACATCCATCTCGCAAATGGACCAACGCATCACATCGAGGTCGCGGTGTGCTACCTCAATAATCTCCCCGCCATCCACCGTGACCAAAGTGCAGCCCTTTGGTCCTATCTCACGAATGTGTCTTCCCTGAATATTGCCCGGAAATACAATCCATGGATCTTGGCTAATTTCTTCCCGTTTATGCACATGGCCCAATGCCCAATACTGGTATCCTTTGGAGCGCAGCCCATCAACCGTGCAAGGAGCATAGGGCTCATGGCCTGGCTTACCGTCCAGACAGGTATGTAGCAAGCCGATATTTAGGAGTTGCGGATCGCCTTGCGGATAATCTTGTGAAATATCGTCCGTTACGGCTCGCGTTGCAAAACCTTGTCCGCAAATGTTCACACCTAAGTCTTCCAGGATAACCCGCTCAGGTTTCTTCGTTGAAAATAGAGTAACGTTGTCAGGCAAGCGAAGGTGCTTTGTAAGCTGGCTGGCTGCATCATGGTTGCCAGCCACGATAAAGACACGGATAGTGGCGTCGCGTAGCTTTCCCATGCGCTCAACAAAATAGAGGCCGGTGTTGTAGTCCTTCCAGTCCCCGTCATACAGATCCCCGACCAGCAACACGAATGCCACTTGCTCATCAATGGCCAGCTCAATCAGATTATCAAAGGCTCGGCGCGTGGCACTCCGGATTTCCTCTACGGGAGCTCCCTCATACCTCTCTAATCCGTGCAGAGCACTGTCGAGGTGGATGTCTGCAGCGTGGATAAATTTCACTAACTCGCCTCCTTATGTCTTGTTTTTTTTCCAACTCAACGATCGCGTTTGAGCCATCCCGAGAATGCAACGGTTGAGGGGACGGAGGGATTAAAATTTATCCACCAAAACAATAATTTCTCGTAGACATCGAATACCCAACCGAATGAAGAAGAATCGACTTCTGAAGTTAATGAAAAGAACGTTATCAGATGGGTATGCGCCCGACAGATATGATGCCCGACTGAAGATGTCACCAGGTTTGAAAATGATGAATTTGAGGTAAATGTAAGGCCCATCATCCCTGCTCCATAGCGCGGAAATGCTTTTTATCTTGGTTTTGGTGAGTATAGTCAATTTTCCGACATAAAGGCCGGTAAATTATGCTCTTTATTGGCGACATTCCAGCCAAATCGAATAATTTACAGCCGGTCATTTCAAAACCCCGCCACCTCCAACCCCACCCCATGACTGCACAGCCACTCTTGCGACCCCGCAAAACCCGCATTTAATATCCAATTTGCATAGTCCCTGTAAGCCTGCGGTTTATCAGCGCACTCCTCTCTCAAATTTGGTCTTTTCCGCAGTTGGCTTATAAATCGATCGTGCAAGCTCGGGATATCCGTAAAATTTTTCAGGTCGGTTAATTTGGGAATCAGTGCATGGCTTAGCCAGGGCCAGTCGTTGAGTATGCCTAGGCCTGCGGGGTCTGGGTCGGTAAAGCCGATGATCGGGGTATCACTCGCATCCGCCAAAAACTCGTTCACCGATCGGGCGGTGAGGTCATGGCCGCGATAGAGCACCAGCACGTGGCCGAGTGTGGGCAGATTAAACTGATGGATAAACACAAAGGCTTCGAAGTTCTCGACCACTAGGCAGGCGTTATAGTCCTGGGGCTTTAAATATGCTTTATTCACGCGGTAATCCACTTGCGGGATGACCGCGCAACGACCTTGGGTGGTGATGAGGTCGCCACCGAGAGCGGTTACCGACAGTTGCTTTTTTAACTCCGATTCCGGTGCCCATTTTTCTTGATGGGTGATGCGGGAGACTTCGGTGCGGTTGCCGGTCAATTCGGTTGTCGTCGGGTCGAAGCCGCAACTGGAGATCAGTAGCTCACGCCACTGTTGGTAATCACTGCGGGTGAAATTGATTTTGTTGCCATCCACTCGGCCGATGGAAAATTCCGCTACCAACCCCAGCCAAACGCGGGTGGCTTTAATTTCGGGCCGTTGGTTTTTGATGGCTGTGGCAATGATTTTTGTTTGTTGTTTGCTTAGCGTGGGCAAATGACAACGTCCTCGGCGTAGTAGTTTCCATCGAAGAACGCACCCACAACGCCGGGAAATTGCACATCAAAAATCGCGCGGTCGTGTTCGCTCATGGCGCTGTATTCGGCCATTAGGCCATAGAGCCAAATGCTGGCGGAGACGCCCTCCGGGGCCAGATCAAAACACTCAATGCCACTGACGCTTCTGCCCTCCTCCAGGCTTTTTAGAAAGACACTGCGCACCGCATCCTTAAACGGCGTTACCATAAGCGTCTCCAGCGCGTTTTCCGGTAAGTCCGCAGAAAGTGGTGCGGCGTGTTCGGTTGCTTCCGGTTCAATCTCCTCTTTGCGCACATTACGAATCAGTTCTGCCAGGTCCAATTCCAGCACCGAATTTAAAGGGTCTGGCGCGCCGAATGCGGCCATGGGTTGCACAGCCATACACACCGCGGGTACGTGGGTTTTCTCCACATAGTGCGGGAGGGCGGCGGTGGATTCGGCGTCGCAATAGCGCACAAAATCGTCCACTTGCTTGGCCCGGCTCTCCAACTGGTTAAGCCGGAACAGTATTTTGTTTAACCGGTGCAGCGCATCGCTCAAATCCTTGCGGCCTTGGTCGATGGCCAGTGGCAGGCGCACCTGCAACAGGCGCAGCTCTTTATCCTGACTGCCGATGGCGTAGAGCGCCTCGGTGTCGATCAATTCCAGGGAGGCGATCAGCGCCCTCACCTTCTCCAGGGTGTTTTTATTCAGCGCGATCTTGCTGGAGAGTTGGGAGACGGAACCAAAATCGCTGTCGATCTGGCGCCAGATCATCTGCGCCTGGCCCACAATGCTGTCCCCCAGGGCCACCACATTGGTTTCCAGGTTGTCGAGGTAGCCCTCGGCATCCGCCCGGCTGGCCGAGCGCTTGGCGGCCAGATATTGATTGGCCAGGAACAGTATGCCTTCAATGGCCTCACCGATGTCCGCGTTCACCACTTTCAGGCGGCTGGTGCGCAAGCTTTGGTCGAGCAGCTCCGTGACGGTGGAGTTCAAGCGGTAACGGCCGTCGGCTGGGTCCGACACGATCAGGCGCAGCCGGTCCATATCGGCAATGGCGCGGGCGTTTGCTTCCGTGGCGGCAACAAAGCCGCGGTTTTCCTCATAGGCGGCCATGATGATGTCGCCGTACTTGGCGAGCGCCCGGAGGACTTTTAGGCCATCTTCCCGTGCGCTCAAAGCAGCATCTCCTGTTGCTCTTCCGGCGGTTGGTCCTCCGGCGAGCCCATGCTTTCATGGGTGTGAATAAATTCCAGCAGGTCGTACAGGTAGGACCATTTGCCAGTTGCCGTATAAGTGGTGGATTTGGCATCGTGGGGTTTTAGGTAAGCGTTTTCCACCAGTTTGATCATAATGTGGTTCAGCTGCTCTCTGGGTGTCGAGCGGGTGGTGGCGAATTGGCCACTGCGAACGATCTTCGCCAGATCGTCCGCCAGGGTCTGGGCGCCCTCAATGGCCGTTAACAATTCGCCCTGGCGCAAAGTATCCCCCGGCTGTATCGAGGCCTCCTTTTGCAGTGCGGACATCGCCAGTTTTAACCAGCGCACCAACGGCTCCAGCTGGTTGATGGTAATGCCGAACTGAGCCTTGACGGATGCCTTGCGGTCCGCGCTATTGATGGCGTTGTACGCGCAATAAAAAACATCCCCGGTGCTGCTCAACTGCAAGTTGCGGCCGATCCTGGAGAGATAGTCATTGACGTTCTCGCGATAGGCTTCCTGTTGCAGGTATTCATAAGCCACCTTATCGGTGTATTCACAAATAAACCGGCCCATCAGCAGCGCTTCCACCACCGTTGCAAACAGGCCTTCGGTCACATCATTGCGCATGTTTGGCCTCCTGTTGACGGGCGGCCTGGCGCCGCGCCTGCATCAGCGCTTCCAGTTTGTCCTCCGGTAAGGCGATATCCACAAGGCCCACGCCTTTGCGCATTTCATGGCGCTCACTAAAGTGTTGCAGCAATAAAGGATCGGTGGTGGGAAAGCCGCCCACCATAACGATGTTGTGATCGTTCAGCATTTTAAACAGTCCGGCAATATTGACCGAGTCGATCACGCCCAGCTCATCCACCGGCCAATGAATGCGAATGTGTTCATCCCGGCACAACATCCGGGTAATACCTGCGAATATGGAACATAGAATCAGGTAACTCAGCCCGTTGGAGGAGGCGTGTTCCAAATCCCGGCCGTTGGTAACGGTGACTTTCCGGCCGTTTTCCTCCAGCGTGATTGCCAGATCGAAAACGGATTCGATCCCTGTAGCAACCTTGGATCGGTGCAAAATGTCGGTCACTTTGATCAGCAGGTCGCCCAACTTTTCTGGTGGCAGCGCAGTATTTTGCTGTTCGCGCCATTCGCCATAGAGCAGAGCAAACTCCTCCAGATACGGCCAGTAGTCCTGGCTGTCGATGCGGCTACTGAGGCTGACGTCGATATGGCCAATCGCTTCAAAATAGAGCTTTTCGCTGATCGAATGGGAGATGGCGCGGGACTGTTGGTTGATTAGGCGGGAAATTTGTTTAAGCCCGGTGTAGAAGTCTTCCAGCTGGCCGCTGATGGTTTGCACAAAGGATTCGATGGTTTCCTTTTTCTGTGGCAAATGTACACCCAGCAACTCACTGACGCCTCGAGTTAGGTTGATATTTAATGCATCCACATTGTTTGGGTCACTGGTGGCCGCCTCCGCCTGCTTGCGCAGCTGTTCCCAAACGTCGGTAATCTGACTGCGCTCGCCCTGGCCGGAGATCACCGTCTCCACCTTGTTGATGCTGGTGCGGACTTCTTTCAGTATCGTTTGTTGGCTCTCAATTAAGGATTCCACCTCCGCCAGCACCGCTTCGAGCGGTCGCGGTTCGACCACCCCCTCCTTCAGCCATTCGTATTCGGCGCGGCGGAGCATGATTAAGCAGCTCTCGCGCTGCTCGCTCGCTTTGGATTTGGAACTGAGCAATTCTTTGTAACTGAAATTAAGCTCATCCCGGTCCGTTTTATACTGTTGCTCCCGCTTCTGATACTGGCTGCCCGCTTGTTCCGCTTTGCGGGCCTCCTCGGTGCGTATGGCGTCATATTCCGGGCGGCGGGGCCATTCGTTGGCTTGCCAATGACGGTACTCCAACACCGAGGATTTATAGCCCCTGACGGTGTTGAATTTTTCGTTCGCAGTTCGCACGCGCTCGATCGCGGAGTTCAGTATCGCTTCATCAAGGCCGTTCTTAGCACATTGCTCTTTGTATTCCTTGGCAATGTCCGCAAGCCGTTGCTTGTGCGCGTTGGTTTCCGTTTGTATCGCCTCCGCCGCCAGCGCTTCGGCCTCCTCAAGCTCCGAGTGTTGTATCAGGTACTGGTCATGGGCGGCTTTCCGGTCCTTGTCAAAGTTGTGCCGGATGGCTTCCGCTTCCTGGGCGATCTGCGCCTGTAAGTCCGCCAGCGACTTTTCCATGGCTTTATGACGCTCTTTCGCCTGGGCCTTGCGCTCCTGTTCGGCGGCACGGTTCTGCGCTTTGACACGCTTGACGGCTTCTTTGGCAGCCTCGTATTCGCGCTGAGTTTGCCCTGCCTGACGCTTGTCCGCCTCAAGTTGCTCTTGGGCTTGCTTCAAGGCTTTAAGTGCCGCTTCGTGGTCTGCCACTTTTCGCTTGAGGTGTTCGTGAGCGGTATCCAGGGCCTTGCCCTGTTCGGTAAGTCGTAGCTCCTGTTCTTCGAGCGATGCCGCCCATTCGGGTTTGGTGAGGTTGTCCAAATTGAACGTCCAGCCCATCACGGCGCTGGCGTTCTCGCCCGTGTAGACGGGTGCTAAATCCCGCCGCTCCAGCAAATCCTCCCTCAACAGCTTGCCAAGGGTGTTAGGCCAGGTCTCGTCATGCTTGCGCAGTTCAGCCAACAAACTGCCTGATTTCGGGTGGCACAAGGCTCTCAGGTGCTCCAATTTGTTGGTTTCATCGGTCACCTTTTTCTGGGCGGTGGAGCGGGTGTGGCGAGCCGCGTCTTCGTCGCGTTTGCATTGCTCGACCAGGGTCGCGGCATTGTCGATGGTACTGTTCGCTACCCGCAACTGCTCTTCCAGTTGATCGCGTCGCGATTCGGTCGCCACTTCCGCCAGCTTTTCCTCTTCGGTTGGCACAATGGTTCTGGTGGCGAACTCCGCTTCCATCACCGCGCGCTTGTGCTCGTCGACATCCACTTCGCGAGACCCTCGATGCTGCTCCAGCGCGCGGTTCCGACTGCGCTCTAATTCTAATTCCTGCTCTTGCCAACGCGCTTGTTCATCGGTTCTGGCTTTGG
Protein-coding regions in this window:
- a CDS encoding ATP-binding protein, with translation MSHINKMTAAILSRRGNMEGIKQMIAEIMREEQIELPHIQLHKNVREIVAELGVLRNLEKNEALFRKAVNLGTNYFENSKLLETGAKELYTHWHNEGSKVDALENSIKNNRTKLDALKSAWEEEGGSIRRAQQDAEHARNKAEAELDQLDDAKQSWLEQDILTKDDEFENLDEFEEALKEAREHQQALEEGVADLKAHYDGLAQKETQRHTEKSAHLAAVKAEKTKARTDEQARWQEQELELERSRNRALEQHRGSREVDVDEHKRAVMEAEFATRTIVPTEEEKLAEVATESRRDQLEEQLRVANSTIDNAATLVEQCKRDEDAARHTRSTAQKKVTDETNKLEHLRALCHPKSGSLLAELRKHDETWPNTLGKLLREDLLERRDLAPVYTGENASAVMGWTFNLDNLTKPEWAASLEEQELRLTEQGKALDTAHEHLKRKVADHEAALKALKQAQEQLEADKRQAGQTQREYEAAKEAVKRVKAQNRAAEQERKAQAKERHKAMEKSLADLQAQIAQEAEAIRHNFDKDRKAAHDQYLIQHSELEEAEALAAEAIQTETNAHKQRLADIAKEYKEQCAKNGLDEAILNSAIERVRTANEKFNTVRGYKSSVLEYRHWQANEWPRRPEYDAIRTEEARKAEQAGSQYQKREQQYKTDRDELNFSYKELLSSKSKASEQRESCLIMLRRAEYEWLKEGVVEPRPLEAVLAEVESLIESQQTILKEVRTSINKVETVISGQGERSQITDVWEQLRKQAEAATSDPNNVDALNINLTRGVSELLGVHLPQKKETIESFVQTISGQLEDFYTGLKQISRLINQQSRAISHSISEKLYFEAIGHIDVSLSSRIDSQDYWPYLEEFALLYGEWREQQNTALPPEKLGDLLIKVTDILHRSKVATGIESVFDLAITLEENGRKVTVTNGRDLEHASSNGLSYLILCSIFAGITRMLCRDEHIRIHWPVDELGVIDSVNIAGLFKMLNDHNIVMVGGFPTTDPLLLQHFSERHEMRKGVGLVDIALPEDKLEALMQARRQAARQQEAKHAQ